DNA from Hypanus sabinus isolate sHypSab1 chromosome 31, sHypSab1.hap1, whole genome shotgun sequence:
AGCTAGCAAACTGGATTAGACactgactttgtgggagaagccagagagtggaggtagatggttgcctcccagactggaggcctgcaactagtggagtgctgcaggatcagtgctgggtataTCGTGGCTTGTCATCTATAAAAATTACatggatgataacgtggttaactggatcagtaaatacgtggatgacaccaagattgggggtgtagtggacagaaaAGAAGACTGTCAGAGCTCGTagtgggatctagaccagctgaaaaaaaaagtgggcagaaaaatgacagatggaacttAAGGCAGACACATGCGAGGTGTTACACTTGGTAGAACTTACACAGTTCTACCAAGTAGTAACCAACTGTTCTACCAAGTTCTACCAGTAGGGCACTGTGGTAGACCAAAAGgatcataattctttgaaagtgacaGCACAGGCAGATTggttcataaagaaagcttttgctacCTTGGCCTTCCTAAATCAAAATACcaggtacaggagatgggatgtttaagttgtacaagatgttgataAGGCCTAACCTGGggtatcatgtgcagttttggtcacctgcctacagcaaagatgtaaataaggttgaaagagtacagggaaaacttacaagaatgttgctgggactggaagaGCTGTGGTATAAGGAAAGAATGAAtcggttaggtctttattccttagtATGTAAAAGACAGAggaatacaaaatcatgaggagtAAAGTTAGGGTAAATTCAAGCAAGTTTTTTCcaatgaggttgggtgggacgacaaccagaggtcatgggttaagggtgaaaggtgtaaagtttaaggggaaacatgtggggaaactccttcactcagactTTTTTTTCTATGACTATTTTCACTAATCTACAACAAGGGAACATAGTTACAAGGGGCCAATTGTATATAAAACTTAGGACATCTTCTTGCAGATGGCAATGGAATTTTATTTTTGGAATTCTGGGGAATTAAGGGAACAGAAAAGGAATTGAGGGTTGGGAATAGATCAGTCATGCATACTGGAGCAAGCACAAGGGACCAGATGGCATTTGTGTATGAAGAGAAATCTCTTAAAGTTGCACAGAGTACAGAGATGGTAGGGCAATGCTCCCAGTGTAGGTTAAATGGTTCAAtacagactagataggccaaagggtctatttctgtgctgtacttttctatgactatctaCAGAAGTTCTATTCTGCACCTTTTTGTCATGTTGCCCTGTGAATAAAGCCATATCTACTGTCCTGTATTCTCCGgggaagaggtgggggggggggggtaaaaagaGGCAAACTACCTAACAAAAGTAGGCTGGGGAAATCAGATGGAAAGTTGGATGCTCCATAGCTGGGAGCACTGGACTGTGAAGTCAGCTCTTTTAAGTGTACAGATGTTGCAGTCATAAATGAAAACAGCAGTCCCATTCTGCAcccaacagaacatagaataatacagaacagtacaggctcttcggcacacaatgctgtgccgtcccttaaaccctgcctcccatataactctccaccttaaattcctccatatacctgtctagtagtctcttaaatttcactaatgtatctgcctccaccactgactcaggcagtgcattccacgcaccaaccactttctgagtgaaaaaccctctactatcccccttgaacttccctccccttaccttaaagccatgtcctcttgtattgagcagtggtgccctggggaagaggcgctggctgtccactctgtctattcctcttaatatcttgtatacctctatcacgtctcctctcatcctccttctctccagagagtaaaaccctagctcccttaatctctgatcataatgcatactctctaaaccaggcagcatcctggtaaatctcctctgtaccctttccaatgcttccacgtccttcctatagtgaggcgaccagaactggacacagcactccaagcgtggcctaaccagagttttatacagctgcatcattaccccacgaTCCAACTCTCATGGAGGACAGAAAACGGGATACAACCAAGGACATTATCAAAACAAGACGTGGCAAGCGGTCCATGAACTTGTGTAAAAGAAACGACAGTAAGGCAATCTCAACACTTACATTGTTATTAATGCACAATGACATGAACCCTTGTtaccaaaaaaaaactgctgaggTTGCCATATTGAACTCTCCCATAAAGACTCTCCCTAGCCCAGTTATCTCCACATACTACAAACGTTCACGGTCCTGGCTACTGGCCAGCAATTTGAATGTCACCTACCTTGTTTTCCTGTGCCAAGATGCAGCATCTCGCCCAAGCAGGCACTTTTCACTTGTAGTCTAGATGACGGGTGTCAAGGGATTTTGACTGCATAGGGCCACACAAAGCTGTTCACGCTACGTGGGCACAGAGCTGGTCTCTTCTGTCACAAGCCACCAGAGATTAGACACTGGGAATTCTAAATGGTATTTTTTCCTCCCTCCACCCAGCTTTCCCAATAGAGAAGAAACTGAAATTAAAAGTCAATTCTATAATCAACGTACATTTATTTAAACACTAGTTAATTCACATCTAGGACAAAAGGTTTAGGAACCTCACATTCCACAGAATAAGTCATGAATTCTCTTCACGTCTCCTGAAGGCCAGGAATTAATTCCAGATCTGCCAGTTACTACTATGGACAAGTGGTCAGTCCTCCCCTGTGAGCGTGACATGGGAGTTTGACTAATCTATTAAAATTTGGGATTAAAAAATTTCCCAAATTTACTGATAGTCATGAAATCAGGACCACCTAAGCCCAACTAAACTAGGTGAGTCCAGATTAGGAATTTGGACCAAGATGATGCTGTTCGGTCACTTGGGTTATCTTCCTAGAGTACTCCAACAGCACAGGGCAAACACACATCCACTGCTGAGAAGGACAGAGGTGTCAGGTTAAGCAAACACCACCATGGGAGGCTGCCTCCTCCAGACACTCATGGCCCCAGATGAAAAATATAACTGTTGCTTCTTCACAGCCACCTGCACCCAATCCCTAAAAAAACACCTTCACCAAATGGGCCTCAGTagcacaaagccaacaattcacACCACCCTGTTATGGACAACTAGGCGTGGGATGACTAGGGCTAATCTTGCTTTCGTTTCTATGAAAGAACGTTAGAAGTGTTCAATATTACACTGGCCAGTGGTTCATCGGATGTGCAACAGTGAACTATTTGCTTGGAAAACTCCAAGATGTTCCTTTCTTCGCCTCCTCAAAAGACAATTCTAATTCTTTAAAGGAAAATTAGGAGGGAATGGCTGACGATGCTTTTTTTTCCCTTCAACCATAATGTACAGGGAGAGCTACAGGCGTTAAGTGGAATCTTGCAGATAAAGTCAGCACGGCACccctaatcccccccccccaagctctTTCACCTTTAAACTCAGTGCCATCAAACCCTCGGATAGCTTCCATGgcatcctcctccctctccatgtgCACAAAGGCGTAGTCCTTGACAATGTCACACTCAATGACAGGTCCATACTCCTCAAACCTGGCCCGGAGCTCCTGGTTAGTGCATTCGCTACTGATATTGCTGATGTGCAGCTTGGTCGAGGTCTTCACTTTGCTCTTGCTGGCCTCGACATTGATGGGAAGCCCATGGAGCTTGTGATGGTGCAGGTTCTTGATCGCCTCATCTGCCGCCTCTTTGTCCTCCATGTGCACAAAGCCATAATTCTAATTGAAAGAAAATAACAGATTTTACTTTTTCAGCTGCTCTGGCCCAGCAACCCTGAAAGAAGACAGGTGACTAAATTCCCCGCCACAGCCTCTGACCAGAGATTACGCTCAAATGCCAATATCCACTTGCTTCATTTTAGGTTTGTTTCTCAGAACTGCAAATTTCAACCCCACTATTAAAAGACCACAAgatacaggagcacaattaggccatttgggccatcaagtctgctctgccatttcatcatggctgatctattttccctctcagccccaaacccctgccctctccccatatcccttcatgaaccaatcaagaatctctcaaTCACTGCCTTAGATATACCCAACGACTAGGCCTgcatagctgcctgtggccacgagctccacaggttcaccactctctggctaaagaaatccctccccatcactattctaaaaggatgcccctctattctgagtcctCTAGTCTCctgtcataggaaacatcctctccacatccattcaataggtttcaatgaggtcacccctcattcttctgaattctagtgaatacaggcccaaagccatcaaaagctcttcatctGACAAACCGTTCAATCCTTATtttcgtgagcctcctttgaaccctctccagtgtcagcacatccttccttagagagggggcccaagactgctcacaatactccaagtgaggcatcaccagttctttataaagtcccaacgttacatccttgcttttatattctagtccataaGATACAGGCGCAGAaggcagccatttggcccatcgagtctgcaccgcaacttaatcatggtctgatccaattcttccagtcatccacactcctctgctttcaccccataccctttgatgccctggctaatcaaaaacctatctctgccttaactgcacccaatgacttggcttccacagccactcgtggcaacatattccacagatttaccaccctctgactaaagtaatttctccgcatctctgctctaaaaggacgtcccttcaatcctgaagtcgtgccctctcgtcctagactcccctaccatgagaaGTAATTTAACCACATCTAAACTGTTCAAGCCTTTTAATAttaggaatgtttctatgagatacccctcattctcctgaactccagggaatacagcccaagagccaGACATtcttcatacggtaaccctttcattcctggaatcattcttgtgaatcttctctgaaccctctccaaagtcagtatattctttctaaaataaggaacccaaaactgcacacaatagagccttcaacatcacatccctgctcttatattccatacctctagaaatgaatgccaacattgcatttgcctttttcaccactgactcaactggGAGGTTAATCTCTGTGGCAAATTAAacacaatgttgaaaagtgtatggtcatgcattcctctaaactatctcAGTCTCTCTACAggctgtttcttcaacactaaccgctccttcacctatctttgtatcatcggcacagttagccacaaatccattaatcccacagtccgaatcattgacatacatcgtaaaaagcagcggtcccaacaccgacccctgtggagctccactggtaaccagcagccagccagaataggatccctttaatcCCACACTCTTTTctaccgatcagccaatgctccacccatgctactaacttccctgtaactccatgGGTTCTTA
Protein-coding regions in this window:
- the LOC132384014 gene encoding RNA-binding protein 4-like isoform X2; amino-acid sequence: MVKIFIGNLPRIATKEEIKELFEKYGKLTECDIIKNYGFVHMEDKEAADEAIKNLHHHKLHGLPINVEASKSKVKTSTKLHISNISSECTNQELRARFEEYGPVIECDIVKDYAFVHMEREEDAMEAIRGFDGTEFKGVVIIP